The Styela clava chromosome 2, kaStyClav1.hap1.2, whole genome shotgun sequence genome contains a region encoding:
- the LOC120336785 gene encoding uncharacterized protein LOC120336785 isoform X1, producing the protein MMVAEGMHRRGVAVNHVMADNKRGRRWTPQYQRQGYHENRQYPVRFSRNTRQNLSHNNGVPVSTIPPSIPRQGIHIPACEVPRLKMPPRVLETPKDPIKPTQPQFQVLYQEFENMKKRGLVLNADMDSAQLPPPQQNKVAEVTSNNIKPCSVTDNFADAMKIFMKSYYPTSLACAKPVDDWSKEAGNLLQELTDKESHSDHDTSIWNIPGEEAVESSKSATSVNSPWSNSSNKVAQKLTNNSGFDIYRHIMEINPSPYPGGSPVSTGQSSSNHSSDNDADDEGTQSSNESNCMKAIGTKKSSKKRLHSSFTCSTMDSGYLSSANESDGAKANGFQIRLPGSSVDSDDVGSECGFTSSTCASWPSSPLPYSMQGRRLSNGSFTNGSVCLTNMSPLPLNAIPPPMPPFLPGWPVPPPPPNFMPVPLPFHPVTSIAQTPLARVSRLPMPPPISGFPQLNSVPAQQYGTNLQTPPPIHSPAMDSPASGDFSANGVYHKHKAWITDEILEMIAVRDRLYKRMKKHPAPDIVEMYKKVRNMVVGMTRNAKRSYEKQFEEQQLEQQFRSNQCQVNRNLNYFSPLNGLPQHTFVPMAW; encoded by the exons ATGATGGTGGCTGAAGGAATGCATAGACGGGGAGTCGCAGTGAATCATGTAATGGCCGATAATAAACGAGGGAGGCGATGGACACCACAATACCAAAGGCAAGGTTATCACGAGAATCGACAATATCCAGTGCGGTTTTCACGAAACACTAGGCAAAATCTCAGCCATAACAATGGAGTGCCAGTTTCCACAATTCCACCGTCTATTCCAAGACAAGGAATCCACATACCAGCGTGTGAG GTACCAAGATTAAAAATGCCACCGAGAGTCCTGGAAACACCAAAGGATCCAATAAAACCAACTCAACCACAATTCCAAGTCCTTTATCAGGAATTCGAAAACATGAAG AAGCGCGGATTAGTTTTGAATGCTGATATGGATTCGGCCCAGCTGCCACCTCCACAGCAAAATAAAGTTGCAGAAGTTACATCCAACAATATCAAACCATGCAGTGTAACTGACAATTTTGCTGATGCCATGAAGATTTTCATGAAGTCTTACTATCCAACATCACTGGCTTGTGCAAAACCAGTAGATGATTGGAGCAAAGAAGCTGGGAATTTGTTGCAAGAGTTAACTGACAAAGA GTCACACTCTGATCATGATACCAGTATTTGGAATATTCCTGGTGAAGAAGCCGTGGAGTCGTCAAAGTCTGCCACATCAGTAAATAGCCCATGGTCAAATTCTTCGAATAAAGTTGCTCAGAAGCTGACTAATAATTCTGGTTTTGATATCTATCGCCATATCATGGAGATAAATCCTTCGCCATACCCGGGAGGAAGCCCAGTATCTACTGGACAATCTTCTAGCAATCACAGCAGTGATAATGATGCAGATGATGAAGGGACGCAGTCATCCAACGAGAGTAACTGCATGAAG GCAATTGGCACAAAGAAATCATCAAAGAAAAGGCTGCATTCATCCTTTACTTGCTCCACAATGGATTCTGGATACCTGTCATCTGCAAATGAGAGTGATGGTGCAAAAGCAAATG GTTTTCAAATACGGCTACCAGGCAGCAGTGTAGATTCCGATGATGTTGGCTCAGAATGCGGGTTCACATCATCCACTTGCGCATCTTGGCCATCTTCACCCTTGCCTTATTCAATGCAAGGCAGAAGACTTTCCAATGGTTCGTTCACAAATGGCAGCGTATGTCTAACCAATATGTCTCCTCTACCTCTGAATGCGATCCCACCACCCATGCCTCCATTTTTACCTGGTTGGCCTGTTCCACCACCCCCTCCAAATTTTATGCCTGTTCCACTACCATTTCATCCAGTTACTAGCATTGCACAAACCCCGCTCGCAAGGGTTTCCAGGCTGCCGATGCCACCACCGATTTCTGGATTTCCTCAACTCAATTCTGTACCAGCACAACAGTACGGAACAAATTTACAAACGCCACCTCCGATTCACAGTCCAGCAATGGACTCACCTGCATCAGGTGACTTCTCTGCTAACGGTGTATATCACAAGCACAAAGCATGGATCACTGATGAAATTTTAGAAATGATTGCTGTCCGTGATCGTTTGTACAAGCGTATGAAGAAACATCCTGCACCGGATATTGTGGAGATGTACAAAAAG GTCCGGAACATGGTCGTAGGAATGACCAGAAATGCAAAACGTTCATATGAAAAACAATTTGAAGAACAACAACTTGAACAGCAATTTCGTAGTAATCAATGTCAGGTAAATCGTAACCTGAACTATTTTAGCCCATTGAATGGTCTTCCACAACATACATTTGTACCCATGGCATGGTAA
- the LOC120336785 gene encoding uncharacterized protein LOC120336785 isoform X2, whose product MMVAEGMHRRGVAVNHVMADNKRGRRWTPQYQRQGYHENRQYPVRFSRNTRQNLSHNNGVPVSTIPPSIPRQGIHIPACEVPRLKMPPRVLETPKDPIKPTQPQFQVLYQEFENMKKRGLVLNADMDSAQLPPPQQNKVAEVTSNNIKPCSVTDNFADAMKIFMKSYYPTSLACAKPVDDWSKEAGNLLQELTDKESHSDHDTSIWNIPGEEAVESSKSATSVNSPWSNSSNKVAQKLTNNSGFDIYRHIMEINPSPYPGGSPVSTGQSSSNHSSDNDADDEGTQSSNESNCMKAIGTKKSSKKRLHSSFTCSTMDSGYLSSANESDGAKANGFQIRLPGSSVDSDDVGSECGFTSSTCASWPSSPLPYSMQGRRLSNGSFTNGSVCLTNMSPLPLNAIPPPMPPFLPGWPVPPPPPNFMPVPLPFHPVTSIAQTPLARVSRLPMPPPISGFPQLNSVPAQQYGTNLQTPPPIHSPAMDSPASGDFSANGVYHKHKAWITDEILEMIAVRDRLYKRMKKHPAPDIVEMYKKSRSGTWS is encoded by the exons ATGATGGTGGCTGAAGGAATGCATAGACGGGGAGTCGCAGTGAATCATGTAATGGCCGATAATAAACGAGGGAGGCGATGGACACCACAATACCAAAGGCAAGGTTATCACGAGAATCGACAATATCCAGTGCGGTTTTCACGAAACACTAGGCAAAATCTCAGCCATAACAATGGAGTGCCAGTTTCCACAATTCCACCGTCTATTCCAAGACAAGGAATCCACATACCAGCGTGTGAG GTACCAAGATTAAAAATGCCACCGAGAGTCCTGGAAACACCAAAGGATCCAATAAAACCAACTCAACCACAATTCCAAGTCCTTTATCAGGAATTCGAAAACATGAAG AAGCGCGGATTAGTTTTGAATGCTGATATGGATTCGGCCCAGCTGCCACCTCCACAGCAAAATAAAGTTGCAGAAGTTACATCCAACAATATCAAACCATGCAGTGTAACTGACAATTTTGCTGATGCCATGAAGATTTTCATGAAGTCTTACTATCCAACATCACTGGCTTGTGCAAAACCAGTAGATGATTGGAGCAAAGAAGCTGGGAATTTGTTGCAAGAGTTAACTGACAAAGA GTCACACTCTGATCATGATACCAGTATTTGGAATATTCCTGGTGAAGAAGCCGTGGAGTCGTCAAAGTCTGCCACATCAGTAAATAGCCCATGGTCAAATTCTTCGAATAAAGTTGCTCAGAAGCTGACTAATAATTCTGGTTTTGATATCTATCGCCATATCATGGAGATAAATCCTTCGCCATACCCGGGAGGAAGCCCAGTATCTACTGGACAATCTTCTAGCAATCACAGCAGTGATAATGATGCAGATGATGAAGGGACGCAGTCATCCAACGAGAGTAACTGCATGAAG GCAATTGGCACAAAGAAATCATCAAAGAAAAGGCTGCATTCATCCTTTACTTGCTCCACAATGGATTCTGGATACCTGTCATCTGCAAATGAGAGTGATGGTGCAAAAGCAAATG GTTTTCAAATACGGCTACCAGGCAGCAGTGTAGATTCCGATGATGTTGGCTCAGAATGCGGGTTCACATCATCCACTTGCGCATCTTGGCCATCTTCACCCTTGCCTTATTCAATGCAAGGCAGAAGACTTTCCAATGGTTCGTTCACAAATGGCAGCGTATGTCTAACCAATATGTCTCCTCTACCTCTGAATGCGATCCCACCACCCATGCCTCCATTTTTACCTGGTTGGCCTGTTCCACCACCCCCTCCAAATTTTATGCCTGTTCCACTACCATTTCATCCAGTTACTAGCATTGCACAAACCCCGCTCGCAAGGGTTTCCAGGCTGCCGATGCCACCACCGATTTCTGGATTTCCTCAACTCAATTCTGTACCAGCACAACAGTACGGAACAAATTTACAAACGCCACCTCCGATTCACAGTCCAGCAATGGACTCACCTGCATCAGGTGACTTCTCTGCTAACGGTGTATATCACAAGCACAAAGCATGGATCACTGATGAAATTTTAGAAATGATTGCTGTCCGTGATCGTTTGTACAAGCGTATGAAGAAACATCCTGCACCGGATATTGTGGAGATGTACAAAAAG AGCAGGTCCGGAACATGGTCGTAG